One Nicotiana tomentosiformis chromosome 4, ASM39032v3, whole genome shotgun sequence genomic window carries:
- the LOC104089283 gene encoding uncharacterized protein isoform X1, whose protein sequence is MNVLFNACSVAILTRTNSRAVKSSIGAFSALSWKTGVGHNATRKVDSDLLLKRICFRCYSSKKSSGDSSSSEKSDPTPKMKEDRDGFFVVRKGDLVGVYKNLSDCQTQVGSSICDPPVSVYKGYAMPKDTEEYLLSCGLKNALYSIRAADLTEDLFGTLIPCPFQQPSSSKGGMPEHMPKKRSQEVMWSEYSDAVGPAVISNDFLRKHVKLDDHKGDQALSSGRSCTLEFDGASKGNPGLAGAGAVLRADDGCFICRLREGLGVATNNAAEYRGIILGLKYALSKGFTSIRVQGDSKLVCMQIQGLWKVKNQNISTLYEQAKQLKDRFLSFRIIHVLRESNSDADVQANLGVELAEGQIQEEIEK, encoded by the exons ATGAACGTCTTGTTTAATGCATGTTCCGTTGCAATATTAACAAGGACTAACAGTCGTGCTGTGAAGAGTTCAATTGGTGCATTTTCAGCTCTTTCATGGAAGACAGGTGTTGGACATAATGCAACTAGAAAAGTTGATTCCGACTTGCTTTTGAAGAGAATTTGCTTTCGCTGCTATTCATCTAAAAAGTCTAGTGGGGATAGTTCTAGCTCAGAGAAGTCTGATCCTACTCCAAAAATGAAGGAAGATAGAGATGGTTTCTTTGTTGTTAGGAAAGGAGATCTGGTTGGAGTCTACAAAAACTTGAGTGATTGCCAGACTCAAGTCGGATCCTCG ATATGTGATCCCCCTGTGAGTGTCTATAAAGGCTATGCCATGCCTAAGGACACAGAGGAATATCTGCTCTCTTGTGGGCTTAAAAATGCTCTTTATTCTATCAGAGCTGCTGATCTGACTGAAGATCTCTTTGGGACTCTTATACCATGCCCTTTTCAG CAACCTTCTTCTTCGAAAGGTGGGATGCCTGAACATATGCCAAAGAAGAGGTCACAGGAAGTAATGTGGTCAGAATATTCG GATGCTGTTGGACCAGCAGTTATTTCAAATGATTTCCTAAGAAAGCATGTCAAGTTAGATGATCATAAGGGTGACCAAGCTCTGTCATCGGGT CGGTCATGTACTCTTGAATTTGATGGTGCTTCAAAAGGAAATCCTGGACTAGCTGGTGCAGGAGCGGTGCTACGAGCTGATGATGGCTGTTTT ATCTGTAGGCTACGTGAAGGTTTAGGAGTAGCAACAAACAATGCTGCTGAATATCGAGGCattattttggggttgaaatATGCACTTAGCAAAGGGTTTACTAGTATTCGTGTTCAGGGTGACTCCAAACTTGTCTGTATGCAG ATACAGGGCCTATGGAAGGTTAAAAATCAAAACATCTCCACGCTGTATGAGCAGGCAAAACAACTGAAAGATAGGTTTCTTTCTTTCCGGATCATTCATGTCCTTCGG GAATCAAACTCCGATGCGGATGTTCAGGCTAACTTGGGTGTTGAACTTGCTG AAGGTCAAATTCAGGAGGAGATAGAGAAATGA
- the LOC104089283 gene encoding uncharacterized protein isoform X4 codes for MKEDRDGFFVVRKGDLVGVYKNLSDCQTQVGSSICDPPVSVYKGYAMPKDTEEYLLSCGLKNALYSIRAADLTEDLFGTLIPCPFQQPSSSKGGMPEHMPKKRSQEVMWSEYSDAVGPAVISNDFLRKHVKLDDHKGDQALSSGRSCTLEFDGASKGNPGLAGAGAVLRADDGCFICRLREGLGVATNNAAEYRGIILGLKYALSKGFTSIRVQGDSKLVCMQIQGLWKVKNQNISTLYEQAKQLKDRFLSFRIIHVLRESNSDADVQANLGVELAEGQIQEEIEK; via the exons ATGAAGGAAGATAGAGATGGTTTCTTTGTTGTTAGGAAAGGAGATCTGGTTGGAGTCTACAAAAACTTGAGTGATTGCCAGACTCAAGTCGGATCCTCG ATATGTGATCCCCCTGTGAGTGTCTATAAAGGCTATGCCATGCCTAAGGACACAGAGGAATATCTGCTCTCTTGTGGGCTTAAAAATGCTCTTTATTCTATCAGAGCTGCTGATCTGACTGAAGATCTCTTTGGGACTCTTATACCATGCCCTTTTCAG CAACCTTCTTCTTCGAAAGGTGGGATGCCTGAACATATGCCAAAGAAGAGGTCACAGGAAGTAATGTGGTCAGAATATTCG GATGCTGTTGGACCAGCAGTTATTTCAAATGATTTCCTAAGAAAGCATGTCAAGTTAGATGATCATAAGGGTGACCAAGCTCTGTCATCGGGT CGGTCATGTACTCTTGAATTTGATGGTGCTTCAAAAGGAAATCCTGGACTAGCTGGTGCAGGAGCGGTGCTACGAGCTGATGATGGCTGTTTT ATCTGTAGGCTACGTGAAGGTTTAGGAGTAGCAACAAACAATGCTGCTGAATATCGAGGCattattttggggttgaaatATGCACTTAGCAAAGGGTTTACTAGTATTCGTGTTCAGGGTGACTCCAAACTTGTCTGTATGCAG ATACAGGGCCTATGGAAGGTTAAAAATCAAAACATCTCCACGCTGTATGAGCAGGCAAAACAACTGAAAGATAGGTTTCTTTCTTTCCGGATCATTCATGTCCTTCGG GAATCAAACTCCGATGCGGATGTTCAGGCTAACTTGGGTGTTGAACTTGCTG AAGGTCAAATTCAGGAGGAGATAGAGAAATGA
- the LOC104089283 gene encoding uncharacterized protein isoform X3: protein MNVLFNACSVAILTRTNSRAVKSSIGAFSALSWKTGVGHNATRKVDSDLLLKRICFRCYSSKKSSGDSSSSEKSDPTPKMKEDRDGFFVVRKGDLVGVYKNLSDCQTQVGSSQPSSSKGGMPEHMPKKRSQEVMWSEYSDAVGPAVISNDFLRKHVKLDDHKGDQALSSGRSCTLEFDGASKGNPGLAGAGAVLRADDGCFICRLREGLGVATNNAAEYRGIILGLKYALSKGFTSIRVQGDSKLVCMQIQGLWKVKNQNISTLYEQAKQLKDRFLSFRIIHVLRESNSDADVQANLGVELAEGQIQEEIEK, encoded by the exons ATGAACGTCTTGTTTAATGCATGTTCCGTTGCAATATTAACAAGGACTAACAGTCGTGCTGTGAAGAGTTCAATTGGTGCATTTTCAGCTCTTTCATGGAAGACAGGTGTTGGACATAATGCAACTAGAAAAGTTGATTCCGACTTGCTTTTGAAGAGAATTTGCTTTCGCTGCTATTCATCTAAAAAGTCTAGTGGGGATAGTTCTAGCTCAGAGAAGTCTGATCCTACTCCAAAAATGAAGGAAGATAGAGATGGTTTCTTTGTTGTTAGGAAAGGAGATCTGGTTGGAGTCTACAAAAACTTGAGTGATTGCCAGACTCAAGTCGGATCCTCG CAACCTTCTTCTTCGAAAGGTGGGATGCCTGAACATATGCCAAAGAAGAGGTCACAGGAAGTAATGTGGTCAGAATATTCG GATGCTGTTGGACCAGCAGTTATTTCAAATGATTTCCTAAGAAAGCATGTCAAGTTAGATGATCATAAGGGTGACCAAGCTCTGTCATCGGGT CGGTCATGTACTCTTGAATTTGATGGTGCTTCAAAAGGAAATCCTGGACTAGCTGGTGCAGGAGCGGTGCTACGAGCTGATGATGGCTGTTTT ATCTGTAGGCTACGTGAAGGTTTAGGAGTAGCAACAAACAATGCTGCTGAATATCGAGGCattattttggggttgaaatATGCACTTAGCAAAGGGTTTACTAGTATTCGTGTTCAGGGTGACTCCAAACTTGTCTGTATGCAG ATACAGGGCCTATGGAAGGTTAAAAATCAAAACATCTCCACGCTGTATGAGCAGGCAAAACAACTGAAAGATAGGTTTCTTTCTTTCCGGATCATTCATGTCCTTCGG GAATCAAACTCCGATGCGGATGTTCAGGCTAACTTGGGTGTTGAACTTGCTG AAGGTCAAATTCAGGAGGAGATAGAGAAATGA
- the LOC104089283 gene encoding uncharacterized protein isoform X2, which produces MNVLFNACSVAILTRTNSRAVKSSIGAFSALSWKTGVGHNATRKVDSDLLLKRICFRCYSSKKSSGDSSSSEKSDPTPKMKEDRDGFFVVRKGDLVGVYKNLSDCQTQVGSSICDPPVSVYKGYAMPKDTEEYLLSCGLKNALYSIRAADLTEDLFGTLIPCPFQQPSSSKGGMPEHMPKKRSQEVMWSEYSRSCTLEFDGASKGNPGLAGAGAVLRADDGCFICRLREGLGVATNNAAEYRGIILGLKYALSKGFTSIRVQGDSKLVCMQIQGLWKVKNQNISTLYEQAKQLKDRFLSFRIIHVLRESNSDADVQANLGVELAEGQIQEEIEK; this is translated from the exons ATGAACGTCTTGTTTAATGCATGTTCCGTTGCAATATTAACAAGGACTAACAGTCGTGCTGTGAAGAGTTCAATTGGTGCATTTTCAGCTCTTTCATGGAAGACAGGTGTTGGACATAATGCAACTAGAAAAGTTGATTCCGACTTGCTTTTGAAGAGAATTTGCTTTCGCTGCTATTCATCTAAAAAGTCTAGTGGGGATAGTTCTAGCTCAGAGAAGTCTGATCCTACTCCAAAAATGAAGGAAGATAGAGATGGTTTCTTTGTTGTTAGGAAAGGAGATCTGGTTGGAGTCTACAAAAACTTGAGTGATTGCCAGACTCAAGTCGGATCCTCG ATATGTGATCCCCCTGTGAGTGTCTATAAAGGCTATGCCATGCCTAAGGACACAGAGGAATATCTGCTCTCTTGTGGGCTTAAAAATGCTCTTTATTCTATCAGAGCTGCTGATCTGACTGAAGATCTCTTTGGGACTCTTATACCATGCCCTTTTCAG CAACCTTCTTCTTCGAAAGGTGGGATGCCTGAACATATGCCAAAGAAGAGGTCACAGGAAGTAATGTGGTCAGAATATTCG CGGTCATGTACTCTTGAATTTGATGGTGCTTCAAAAGGAAATCCTGGACTAGCTGGTGCAGGAGCGGTGCTACGAGCTGATGATGGCTGTTTT ATCTGTAGGCTACGTGAAGGTTTAGGAGTAGCAACAAACAATGCTGCTGAATATCGAGGCattattttggggttgaaatATGCACTTAGCAAAGGGTTTACTAGTATTCGTGTTCAGGGTGACTCCAAACTTGTCTGTATGCAG ATACAGGGCCTATGGAAGGTTAAAAATCAAAACATCTCCACGCTGTATGAGCAGGCAAAACAACTGAAAGATAGGTTTCTTTCTTTCCGGATCATTCATGTCCTTCGG GAATCAAACTCCGATGCGGATGTTCAGGCTAACTTGGGTGTTGAACTTGCTG AAGGTCAAATTCAGGAGGAGATAGAGAAATGA